The following is a genomic window from Candidatus Methanoperedens sp..
TTTGGTGCATTCAGTTTTTTTTTTTTTACAATATTCATGCTATAATCATTTTACTTGAAGATTTGTTAACCTTTTTGCGAGTAGCTATTTTATATCTTCTTAAATCGAAGTATTCCTTATCAAGATAGGGGTTCATACCCATTTTTAAATTGGGATGCCTAACAATCTTTGTATCTGAAAAGGATTTAAGTATATTCCCTTCTTTTGAAAACATCCATTCTCTCAATCCTGTTTTATGCCAATATTTATCGGCAATCCACGATTTGGATTTGTCGGGGTGTCTTCTTTTAGCCCATCTCCAAAGCATACCCCACAATCTATTATCCAGATTGCTGAATATATCTTTAGATACCACTGATTGATGATAGTTCGACCAGCCAGTGATGATAGGATTAAGTATGGAAATTAGTTCTTCCTGTTTCCATGCTTTTCCACGTTTGATAATATCACTTATCTTCC
Proteins encoded in this region:
- a CDS encoding group II intron reverse transcriptase/maturase; protein product: KISDIIKRGKAWKQEELISILNPIITGWSNYHQSVVSKDIFSNLDNRLWGMLWRWAKRRHPDKSKSWIADKYWHKTGLREWMFSKEGNILKSFSDTKIVRHPNLKMGMNPYLDKEYFDLRRYKIATRKKVNKSSSKMIIA